A single region of the Anticarsia gemmatalis isolate Benzon Research Colony breed Stoneville strain chromosome 19, ilAntGemm2 primary, whole genome shotgun sequence genome encodes:
- the LOC142981235 gene encoding ribosomal RNA processing protein 36 homolog — MSSSEESDNNSVVDEQEDEGDRTAIRSQLSTLSFEELQKLKERIGAKVYKEALFGKNEKSKDNAPKVFKRENKNRPREMSSKKPVRMLQSVPVPKKKEVRDPRFDPLCGEFDKKEFSDNYNFLSDIRMKDIKAIRAELKQTEDPERQIKLRRLLQRLNDQHKSSKQGKLDKERAEQRKGQIEQQFKEGKQPHFKNKSEMRVEALVKQYEELKKEGAGRIQRHLKRRQQKVKKRSHKAPTGGGVS, encoded by the exons atgagCAGCAGTGAGGAAAGCGACAACAATTCTGTTGTTGATGAACAAGAGGACGAAGGAGACAGA ACTGCAATCCGATCACAATTATCAACATTATCTTTTGAAGAGCTGCAAAAGCTAAAAGAGAGAATTGGTGCCAAAGTGTACAAAGAGGCCTTATTTGGTAAAAATGAGAAAAGCAAAGACAATGCTcctaaagtttttaaaaggGAGAACAAGAATAGGCCTAGGGAAATGAGCTCTAAGAAGCCAGTGCGGATGCTGCAAAGTGTTCCTGTGCCTAAAAAGAAAGAAGTTCGAGATCCACG ATTTGACCCTCTCTGTGGTGAATTTGACAAGAAGGAATTCTCGGACAACTATAATTTTCTGTCCGACATCCGCATGAAGGATATCAAGGCTATAAGAGCAGAGTTGAAACAGACTGAAGACCCTGAGAGACAGATTAAGTTAAGAAGATTGTTGCAGAGGCTGAATGATCAACATAAGTCAAGTAAACAAGGGAAGCTTGACAAGGAGAGAGCAGAACAGAGGAAGGGACAAATTGAACAACAGTTTAAAGAAGGAAAACAACCACACTTTAAGAATAAAT CTGAAATGCGCGTAGAGGCCTTAGTGAAGCAGTACGAAGAGCTGAAAAAGGAAGGTGCAGGCCGTATCCAACGTCACCTCAAGCGTAGACAGCAGAAGGTCAAGAAGCGCTCCCACAAAGCACCCACCGGAGGCGGAGTCAGTTGA
- the GluProRS gene encoding glutamyl-prolyl-tRNA synthetase isoform X5 yields the protein MMMHLQALFIQANDGRKSRETCPKPVQAASAKQTAAAPAAAPAASDLNDQITKQGDLVRSLKSAKAEKAKVDEAVKTLLELKAKYKAATGQDWKPGAAPAAAAPAATPAPSGDASSLDQEITKQGDLVRSLKTAKAEKAKVDEAVKALLELKAKYKAATGKDWKPGAAPAPAAAPSPAGDASSLNQEITKQGDLVRSLKSAKAEKAKVDEAVKALLELKAKYKAATGQDWKPGATPAPSTPAPAPAASGDASSLNQEITKQGDLVRSLKSAKAEKAKVDEAVKTLLELKAKYKAATGQDWKPGAAPAPAPAKQSSPGPQQPTKQSDDKQIVTLLKQIVVQGDKVRKTKAEKAEKSVIDVEVKNLLNLKAQYKAITGTDWTPNATAPTPAQEPAASMNGAGDKAAALGALITKQGDLVRELKTKKADKAQVDAEVKKLLELKAQYQAETGTAFAPPVQPRDPKPKAEKKDKPKEAKKEAKKDKKEPSPKPAKEESSSGVKKVTRLGLEASKDTDLPEWYTQVITKSEMIDYYDISGCYILRPWSYSIWDRIRNFLTAEFRKLGVKDGYFPIFVSKAALEREKEHIADFAPEVAWVTHSGSSELSEHIAIRPTSETVMYPAYSKWIQSHRDLPFKLNQWNNVVRWEFKQPQPFLRTREFLWQEGHTAFRLKEEAAEEVLQILDLYARVYEELLAVPVVKGRKTEKEKFAGSEYTTTVEGYIPASGRGIQAATSHHLGQNFSKMFEIVYDDPDTHEKNYVYQNSWGITTRTIGVMILVHGDDKGLVLPPRVADIQAIVVPCGVTASSSQEERKSLMDSCRALVNDLIDAGIRAEGDYRDNYSPGWKFNHWELKGVPLRVELGPKDIARGEVVAVKRVSGDKLTLKRADAGRLLLEQLELIHQEMLARAVKDRDARVSLVTKWEDFTDALERKHILMAPFCGDIPCEDSIKNDSARTDDDPTTEVKAPAMGAKSLCIPFQQPRELTADDKCIHPACNKKPKYITLFGRSY from the exons CCAAAACCAGTGCAAGCGGCATCAGCGAAGCAGACCGCTGCGGCGCCGGCAGCAGCCCCCGCTGCCTCCGACCTAAACGATCAGATCACGAAGCAAGGAGACCTGGTGCGCTCGCTCAAGTCCGCTAAAGCTGAGAAGGCGAAGGTCGACGAAGCTGTGAAGACACTGTTAGAGCTTAAGGCTAAATACAAGGCTGCTACTGGACAG GACTGGAAGCCAGGCGCGGCCCCTGCTGCTGCTGCTCCAGCGGCAACCCCTGCACCTTCAGGCGACGCCTCATCATTAGACCAAGAGATCACGAAGCAAGGAGACCTGGTGCGCTCGCTCAAGACCGCTAAGGCTGAGAAGGCGAAGGTCGACGAAGCTGTCAAGGCTTTGTTAGAGCTTAAAGCTAAATACAAGGCTGCGACAGGAAAG GACTGGAAGCCAGGCGCAGCACCAGCCCCAGCCGCCGCACCAAGCCCAGCTGGAGACGCCTCATCATTGAACCAGGAGATCACGAAGCAAGGAGACTTAGTGCGCTCGCTCAAGTCCGCTAAAGCTGAGAAGGCGAAGGTTGACGAAGCTGTCAAGGCTCTGTTAGAGCTTAAAGCTAAATACAAGGCTGCCACTGGACAG GACTGGAAGCCAGGTGCAACCCCCGCTCCCTCAACTCCAGCACCAGCCCCAGCTGCCTCCGGAGACGCCTCCTCATTGAACCAGGAGATCACGAAGCAAGGAGACCTGGTGCGCTCGCTCAAGTCCGCTAAAGCTGAGAAGGCGAAGGTTGACGAAGCTGTCAAGACACTGTTAGAGCTTAAAGCTAAATATAAGGCTGCAACTGGACag GACTGGAAGCCAGGTGCAGCACCGGCCCCAGCTCCCGCCAAACAATCAAGCCCGGGACCCCAGCAGCCGACGAAACAGTCAGACGACAAACAAATAGTCACTCTACTCAAACAGATCGTGGTACAGGGAGACAAAGTCAGGAAGACTAAAGCGGAGAAGGCTGAGAAATCTGTTATTGATGTTGAG GTAAAGAACCTGCTAAACTTAAAAGCTCAATACAAAGCGATCACGGGCACGGACTGGACACCTAACGCGACAGCTCCCACTCCGGCACAAGAGCCAGCAGCCAGCATGAACGGCGCGGGGGACAAGGCGGCCGCGCTCGGCGCACTCATCACCAAGCAGGGAGATCTCGTGCGAGAGCTCAAGACTAAGAAGGCTGATAAG GCTCAAGTAGACGCAGAAGTGAAGAAGCTTCTGGAACTGAAGGCTCAGTACCAAGCGGAGACGGGCACGGCGTTCGCGCCGCCCGTACAGCCGCGCGACCCCAAGCCTAAGGCAGAAAAGAAGGACAAGCCCAAGGAGGCTAAGAAGGAGGCTAAGAAAGATAAGAAAGAACCG TCACCGAAGCCAGCCAAAGAGGAGTCATCGTCGGGAGTAAAGAAAGTGACCCGGTTAGGTCTTGAAGCCAGCAAGGACACCGATCTACCAGAATGGTACACACAAGTTATTACTAAGT CCGAGATGATAGACTACTACGACATCTCGGGGTGCTACATCCTGCGCCCGTGGTCGTACAGCATCTGGGACAGGATCCGCAACTTCCTCACAGCTGAGTTCCGTAAGCTTGGCGTCAAGGATGGATACTTCCCAATCTTTGTCTCTAAG GCGGCGTTAGAGCGCGAGAAGGAGCACATCGCGGACTTCGCGCCCGAGGTGGCGTGGGTGACGCACTCGGGCTCGTCCGAGCTCAGCGAGCACATCGCCATCCGCCCCACGTCCGAGACCGTCATGTACCCCGCCTACAGCAAGTGGATCCAGAGCCACCGCGACCTGCCCTTCAAGCTCAACCAGTGGAACAACGTTGTG AGGTGGGAGTTCAAGCAGCCGCAGCCATTCCTGCGTACTCGCGAGTTCCTGTGGCAGGAGGGACACACCGCCTTCCGGCTCAAGGAGGAGGCCGCCGAGGAAGTGCTGCAGATATTAG aTTTGTACGCGCGCGTATATGAAGAGTTGTTGGCTGTACCAGTGGTGAAGGGACGCAAGACTGAGAAGGAGAAGTTCGCGGGCAGCGAGTACACCACCACGGTGGAAGGGTACATACCCGCTAGCGGCAGGGGTATACAG GCAGCTACAAGCCACCACTTGGGTCAGAACTTCTCCAAGATGTTCGAGATCGTGTACGACGACCCCGACACGCACGAGAAGAACTACGTGTATCAGAACTCTTGGGGAATTACCACCAGGACTATTG GTGTAATGATCTTAGTGCACGGCGACGACAAGGGCCTAGTGCTCCCCCCCCGCGTGGCCGACATCCAGGCCATCGTGGTGCCGTGCGGCGTCACCGCCTCCAGCTCACAGGAAGAACGCAAGAGTCTCATGGACTCGTGCCGGGCGCTCGTCAACGACCTCATTGATGCTGGCATCAGGGCTGAAGGAGATTACAGGGACAACTACTCGCCTGGCTGGAAGTTCAATCATTGGGAGTTGAAG GGTGTCCCACTGCGTGTAGAGCTGGGTCCTAAAGACATCGCCCGCGGCGAGGTGGTGGCCGTGAAGCGCGTGTCGGGCGACAAGCTCACGCTCAAGCGCGCTGACGCCGGGAGACTGCTACTGGAACAGCTGGAGCTCATCCACCAGGAAATGTTGGCTAG GGCGGTGAAGGACCGTGACGCGAGAGTGTCCCTGGTTACGAAGTGGGAAGACTTCACCGACGCTCTGGAGCGCAAGCACATCCTCATGGCACCCTTCTGTGGAGATATCCCTTGCGAGGACAGCATCAAGAACGACAGTGCTAG gACTGATGATGATCCTACAACTGAGGTGAAAGCTCCGGCGATGGGGGCCAAGTCTCTTTGCATACCATTCCAACAGCCGCGCGAGCTGACTGCCGATGACAAGTGCATTCACCCCGCTTGCAACAAAAAGCCCAAGTACATCACCTTGTTCGGACGAAGTTATTAA
- the LOC142981234 gene encoding uncharacterized protein LOC142981234, with amino-acid sequence MIRTIVLLCFIAAPALAGSWAPGLRVRFDVSGFGKKSFMSLPQNTAEAIQKHWVTVTRPASPPGLEILDLWCSPSDYTVCVFTDDTGYIAGLQIALDVDNYSDAIWDWSTQGFTQWNITTLDGEAKSYWTAQQYYISAQSLATDRQVRLARRDQSTLLQDGAIWVSGFYGQLYEISANVTVLTSPNSDFTKQACLPLMGRHYYYKMSQTTECSADKMLPWFPLVQSNQLIALGFISFGKINIPAGKTDWFEKPNRTAVKIIVPRGPECLYDLTQNTGLVTMHTYFIKNPFFVNCLIQ; translated from the exons ATGATTCGAACTATCGTTTTATTGTGCTTCATCGCCGCGCCTGCTCTAGCCG ggTCTTGGGCTCCTGGCTTAAGAG TAAGGTTTGATGTGTCCGGTTTCGGCAAGAAGTCCTTCATGAGTCTACCACAGAATACAGCAGAAGCAATCCAGAAACACTGGGTCACAGTGACGCGCCCCGCTAGCCCGCCCGGTCTGGAAATATTGGACCTGTGGTGCTCACCTTCCGACTACACCGTATGTGTCTTCACTGATGATACTGGATATATTGCCGGCCTACAAATTGCC CTGGATGTGGACAATTATTCGGACGCGATCTGGGACTGGAGCACGCAGGGTTTCACTCAATGGAACATCACCACGCTCGATGGAGAGGCTAAGAGCTACTGGACTGCTCAGCAGTACTACATTTCGGCAC AATCCTTAGCTACCGATCGTCAAGTCCGTCTGGCGAGGCGCGACCAGTCGACCCTGCTTCAAGATGGTGCTATCTGGGTGTCCGGCTTCTACGGCCAGCTCTACGAGATCTCTGCCAATGTCACCGTACTGACTAGTCCTAACAGTGACTTTACTAAACAAGCTTGTTTGCCTCTGATGG GTCGTCACTATTACTACAAAATGTCCCAAACAACGGAATGTTCAGCTGATAAGATGTTGCCGTGGTTCCCGCTGGTGCAGTCCAATCAGCTCATCGCTCTCGGCTTCATCTCCTTCGGCAAGATCAACATCCCAGCAGGAAAGACTGACTGGTTTGAGAAACCCAACAGAACCGCTGTCAAG ATTATCGTCCCCCGTGGTCCCGAATGCCTGTACGACTTGACTCAAAACACTGGTCTCGTCACAATGCACACCTACTTCATCAAGAATCCTTTCTTCGTCAACTGCCTGATccaatag
- the GluProRS gene encoding glutamyl-prolyl-tRNA synthetase isoform X6 — protein sequence MLYSFLVYLAFLLFNLLSPKPVQAASAKQTAAAPAAAPAASDLNDQITKQGDLVRSLKSAKAEKAKVDEAVKTLLELKAKYKAATGQDWKPGAAPAAAAPAATPAPSGDASSLDQEITKQGDLVRSLKTAKAEKAKVDEAVKALLELKAKYKAATGKDWKPGAAPAPAAAPSPAGDASSLNQEITKQGDLVRSLKSAKAEKAKVDEAVKALLELKAKYKAATGQDWKPGATPAPSTPAPAPAASGDASSLNQEITKQGDLVRSLKSAKAEKAKVDEAVKTLLELKAKYKAATGQDWKPGAAPAPAPAKQSSPGPQQPTKQSDDKQIVTLLKQIVVQGDKVRKTKAEKAEKSVIDVEVKNLLNLKAQYKAITGTDWTPNATAPTPAQEPAASMNGAGDKAAALGALITKQGDLVRELKTKKADKAQVDAEVKKLLELKAQYQAETGTAFAPPVQPRDPKPKAEKKDKPKEAKKEAKKDKKEPSPKPAKEESSSGVKKVTRLGLEASKDTDLPEWYTQVITKSEMIDYYDISGCYILRPWSYSIWDRIRNFLTAEFRKLGVKDGYFPIFVSKAALEREKEHIADFAPEVAWVTHSGSSELSEHIAIRPTSETVMYPAYSKWIQSHRDLPFKLNQWNNVVRWEFKQPQPFLRTREFLWQEGHTAFRLKEEAAEEVLQILDLYARVYEELLAVPVVKGRKTEKEKFAGSEYTTTVEGYIPASGRGIQAATSHHLGQNFSKMFEIVYDDPDTHEKNYVYQNSWGITTRTIGVMILVHGDDKGLVLPPRVADIQAIVVPCGVTASSSQEERKSLMDSCRALVNDLIDAGIRAEGDYRDNYSPGWKFNHWELKGVPLRVELGPKDIARGEVVAVKRVSGDKLTLKRADAGRLLLEQLELIHQEMLARAVKDRDARVSLVTKWEDFTDALERKHILMAPFCGDIPCEDSIKNDSARTDDDPTTEVKAPAMGAKSLCIPFQQPRELTADDKCIHPACNKKPKYITLFGRSY from the exons ATGTTGTACagttttttggtttatttagcttttttgttatttaatttattgagt CCAAAACCAGTGCAAGCGGCATCAGCGAAGCAGACCGCTGCGGCGCCGGCAGCAGCCCCCGCTGCCTCCGACCTAAACGATCAGATCACGAAGCAAGGAGACCTGGTGCGCTCGCTCAAGTCCGCTAAAGCTGAGAAGGCGAAGGTCGACGAAGCTGTGAAGACACTGTTAGAGCTTAAGGCTAAATACAAGGCTGCTACTGGACAG GACTGGAAGCCAGGCGCGGCCCCTGCTGCTGCTGCTCCAGCGGCAACCCCTGCACCTTCAGGCGACGCCTCATCATTAGACCAAGAGATCACGAAGCAAGGAGACCTGGTGCGCTCGCTCAAGACCGCTAAGGCTGAGAAGGCGAAGGTCGACGAAGCTGTCAAGGCTTTGTTAGAGCTTAAAGCTAAATACAAGGCTGCGACAGGAAAG GACTGGAAGCCAGGCGCAGCACCAGCCCCAGCCGCCGCACCAAGCCCAGCTGGAGACGCCTCATCATTGAACCAGGAGATCACGAAGCAAGGAGACTTAGTGCGCTCGCTCAAGTCCGCTAAAGCTGAGAAGGCGAAGGTTGACGAAGCTGTCAAGGCTCTGTTAGAGCTTAAAGCTAAATACAAGGCTGCCACTGGACAG GACTGGAAGCCAGGTGCAACCCCCGCTCCCTCAACTCCAGCACCAGCCCCAGCTGCCTCCGGAGACGCCTCCTCATTGAACCAGGAGATCACGAAGCAAGGAGACCTGGTGCGCTCGCTCAAGTCCGCTAAAGCTGAGAAGGCGAAGGTTGACGAAGCTGTCAAGACACTGTTAGAGCTTAAAGCTAAATATAAGGCTGCAACTGGACag GACTGGAAGCCAGGTGCAGCACCGGCCCCAGCTCCCGCCAAACAATCAAGCCCGGGACCCCAGCAGCCGACGAAACAGTCAGACGACAAACAAATAGTCACTCTACTCAAACAGATCGTGGTACAGGGAGACAAAGTCAGGAAGACTAAAGCGGAGAAGGCTGAGAAATCTGTTATTGATGTTGAG GTAAAGAACCTGCTAAACTTAAAAGCTCAATACAAAGCGATCACGGGCACGGACTGGACACCTAACGCGACAGCTCCCACTCCGGCACAAGAGCCAGCAGCCAGCATGAACGGCGCGGGGGACAAGGCGGCCGCGCTCGGCGCACTCATCACCAAGCAGGGAGATCTCGTGCGAGAGCTCAAGACTAAGAAGGCTGATAAG GCTCAAGTAGACGCAGAAGTGAAGAAGCTTCTGGAACTGAAGGCTCAGTACCAAGCGGAGACGGGCACGGCGTTCGCGCCGCCCGTACAGCCGCGCGACCCCAAGCCTAAGGCAGAAAAGAAGGACAAGCCCAAGGAGGCTAAGAAGGAGGCTAAGAAAGATAAGAAAGAACCG TCACCGAAGCCAGCCAAAGAGGAGTCATCGTCGGGAGTAAAGAAAGTGACCCGGTTAGGTCTTGAAGCCAGCAAGGACACCGATCTACCAGAATGGTACACACAAGTTATTACTAAGT CCGAGATGATAGACTACTACGACATCTCGGGGTGCTACATCCTGCGCCCGTGGTCGTACAGCATCTGGGACAGGATCCGCAACTTCCTCACAGCTGAGTTCCGTAAGCTTGGCGTCAAGGATGGATACTTCCCAATCTTTGTCTCTAAG GCGGCGTTAGAGCGCGAGAAGGAGCACATCGCGGACTTCGCGCCCGAGGTGGCGTGGGTGACGCACTCGGGCTCGTCCGAGCTCAGCGAGCACATCGCCATCCGCCCCACGTCCGAGACCGTCATGTACCCCGCCTACAGCAAGTGGATCCAGAGCCACCGCGACCTGCCCTTCAAGCTCAACCAGTGGAACAACGTTGTG AGGTGGGAGTTCAAGCAGCCGCAGCCATTCCTGCGTACTCGCGAGTTCCTGTGGCAGGAGGGACACACCGCCTTCCGGCTCAAGGAGGAGGCCGCCGAGGAAGTGCTGCAGATATTAG aTTTGTACGCGCGCGTATATGAAGAGTTGTTGGCTGTACCAGTGGTGAAGGGACGCAAGACTGAGAAGGAGAAGTTCGCGGGCAGCGAGTACACCACCACGGTGGAAGGGTACATACCCGCTAGCGGCAGGGGTATACAG GCAGCTACAAGCCACCACTTGGGTCAGAACTTCTCCAAGATGTTCGAGATCGTGTACGACGACCCCGACACGCACGAGAAGAACTACGTGTATCAGAACTCTTGGGGAATTACCACCAGGACTATTG GTGTAATGATCTTAGTGCACGGCGACGACAAGGGCCTAGTGCTCCCCCCCCGCGTGGCCGACATCCAGGCCATCGTGGTGCCGTGCGGCGTCACCGCCTCCAGCTCACAGGAAGAACGCAAGAGTCTCATGGACTCGTGCCGGGCGCTCGTCAACGACCTCATTGATGCTGGCATCAGGGCTGAAGGAGATTACAGGGACAACTACTCGCCTGGCTGGAAGTTCAATCATTGGGAGTTGAAG GGTGTCCCACTGCGTGTAGAGCTGGGTCCTAAAGACATCGCCCGCGGCGAGGTGGTGGCCGTGAAGCGCGTGTCGGGCGACAAGCTCACGCTCAAGCGCGCTGACGCCGGGAGACTGCTACTGGAACAGCTGGAGCTCATCCACCAGGAAATGTTGGCTAG GGCGGTGAAGGACCGTGACGCGAGAGTGTCCCTGGTTACGAAGTGGGAAGACTTCACCGACGCTCTGGAGCGCAAGCACATCCTCATGGCACCCTTCTGTGGAGATATCCCTTGCGAGGACAGCATCAAGAACGACAGTGCTAG gACTGATGATGATCCTACAACTGAGGTGAAAGCTCCGGCGATGGGGGCCAAGTCTCTTTGCATACCATTCCAACAGCCGCGCGAGCTGACTGCCGATGACAAGTGCATTCACCCCGCTTGCAACAAAAAGCCCAAGTACATCACCTTGTTCGGACGAAGTTATTAA